Proteins from a genomic interval of Xylocopa sonorina isolate GNS202 chromosome 6, iyXylSono1_principal, whole genome shotgun sequence:
- the Byn gene encoding T-domain transcriptional activator brachyenteron isoform X2, producing MQPAPATPGSPTRSSCCEREREREIHEDHERERNTVVGRQSRPTPEEDNEERSNERTVVSGQNLSAMTVTGNQGLPLSLSLEDRDLWTKFQCLTNEMIVTKNGRRMFPVVKVVARGLEPKAMYTLLLEFVQVDPHRWKYVNGEWVPGGKAEVAPPNPIYIHPESPNFGSHWMKEAVSFAKVKLTNKSNGNGQIMLNSLHKYEPRVHLVRVDAVEERTVLTYRYPETQFIAVTAYQNEEVTNLKIKYNPFAKAFLDAKERPTDPQTYPQSGHRNTCRSTPYTLRHKYIQDEQRTDPYSSVQLLHSTAYVAPPGWSPRSPESLQNLNPACLPSTQEWATSPSPSPTSSSHAVFSRGVVGTSSSTTATGCTLYVPSNLPSVPPEHTHCADTSAWIHPTTLSEQQQQQQQSYLNLNLHLHHQMSSYTSVPHAGLHHSLHPNGTDAVQPVDEYVHEYHASPVQSTTPDRHSQQHHHSQMLHLQPIQQTGTVSPVSVEYDTPSKEHHIAVSYSEQNADTLNDVQSDENRRYLTTVIDRHHRQDSEIASNDHQAATWTPLTPPPAPQTTAI from the exons atGCAGCCAGCACCAGCCACGCCTGGATCTCCAACACGGTCGTCCTGTTGCGAACGGGAACGCGAGAGGGAAATTCACGAGGACCACGAAAGAGAGCGGAACACCGTGGTGGGTAGGCAGAGTCGACCGACTCCGGAAGAGGATAACGAGGAGAGAAGTAACGAAAGGACGGTCGTTTCCGGACAGAATCTTAGCGCCATGACTGTCACCGGGAACCAGGGATTACCCCTTTCGTTGTCCCTCGAAGACAGAGATCTGTGGACCAAGTTCCAGTGTTTAACTAACGAAATGATCGTCACAAAGAATGGAAG GCGAATGTTTCCTGTCGTGAAAGTGGTTGCAAGAGGACTAGAACCGAAAGCTATGTACACTCTCCTTCTTGAATTTGTCCAGGTGGATCCGCATAG ATGGAAGTACGTTAACGGAGAGTGGGTGCCAGGGGGGAAAGCGGAAGTCGCACCACCGAATCCTATTTACATCCATCCTGAGAGTCCAAATTTTGGATCCCATTGGATGAAGGAAGCGGTATCGTTTGCCAAAGTGAAACTGACAAATAAATCGAACGGGAACGGTCAAATAATGCTAAACTCGTTGCATAAATATGAACCGCGAGTTCATTTGGTTCGCGTTGACGCAGTGGAAGAAAGAACG GTGCTCACTTACCGTTATCCCGAGACACAGTTCATAGCAGTGACAGCCTACCAAAACGAAGAAGTAACAAATTTGAAGATTAAATATAATCCGTTCGCAAAGGCATTTCTCGATGCTAAAGAGAGACCTACCGATCCGCAAACATATCCGCAGT CTGGCCACAGGAATACCTGCAGGTCGACGCCTTACACTCTCAGACATAAATACATTCAAGATG AACAACGCACGGATCCGTACAGTTCGGTACAATTGTTACATTCGACAGCGTACGTGGCACCGCCAGGATGGTCACCACGGAGTCCAGAATCTTTACAAAATTTAAATCCAGCTTGTTTACCGTCCACGCAAGAGTGGGCTACGTCCCCTTCCCCATCGCCGACTTCATCCTCGCATGCGGTGTTTAGCAGAGGTGTTGTCGGAACGTCATCCTCAACGACCGCCACAGGGTGTACTCTCTACGTACCGTCGAATCTGCCTTCTGTTCCTCCGGAGCACACTCACTGCGCCGACACGTCAGCTTGGATTCATCCTACTACACTGTCggaacaacagcaacagcaacaacagtcttacttaaatttaaatttacatCTGCATCATCAGATGTCATCGTACACGTCAGTTCCCCATGCAGGACTCCATCATTCTTTACACCCAAATGGGACTGACGCGGTTCAACCAGTCGACGAGTATGTTCACGAGTATCATGCATCTCCCGTCCAATCGACTACGCCCGATCGTCACTCGCAGCAGCACCACCACTCTCAAATGTTACACTTGCAACCGATTCAACAAACCGGAACAGTGTCCCCTGTTAGTGTCGAGTACGATACTCCCTCGAAGGAACACCATATAGCTGTTAGTTACTCCGAACAGAACGCGGATACATTGAACGATGTACAGTCGGACGAGAACAGAAGATACCTAACGACCGTTATTGATAGACATCATCGACAAGACTCGGAAATTGCGAGCAATGATCACCAAGCTGCCACTTGGACACCGTTGACACCACCGCCAGCACCACAAACTACAGCAATTTGA
- the Byn gene encoding T-domain transcriptional activator brachyenteron isoform X1, whose amino-acid sequence MQPAPATPGSPTRSSCCEREREREIHEDHERERNTVVGRQSRPTPEEDNEERSNERTVVSGQNLSAMTVTGNQGLPLSLSLEDRDLWTKFQCLTNEMIVTKNGRRMFPVVKVVARGLEPKAMYTLLLEFVQVDPHRWKYVNGEWVPGGKAEVAPPNPIYIHPESPNFGSHWMKEAVSFAKVKLTNKSNGNGQIMLNSLHKYEPRVHLVRVDAVEERTVLTYRYPETQFIAVTAYQNEEVTNLKIKYNPFAKAFLDAKERPTDPQTYPQYTGAWFLPQPTMGYEYNTATAIAAAQNQASVTVNNHLSNSCTVSTAGHRNTCRSTPYTLRHKYIQDEQRTDPYSSVQLLHSTAYVAPPGWSPRSPESLQNLNPACLPSTQEWATSPSPSPTSSSHAVFSRGVVGTSSSTTATGCTLYVPSNLPSVPPEHTHCADTSAWIHPTTLSEQQQQQQQSYLNLNLHLHHQMSSYTSVPHAGLHHSLHPNGTDAVQPVDEYVHEYHASPVQSTTPDRHSQQHHHSQMLHLQPIQQTGTVSPVSVEYDTPSKEHHIAVSYSEQNADTLNDVQSDENRRYLTTVIDRHHRQDSEIASNDHQAATWTPLTPPPAPQTTAI is encoded by the exons atGCAGCCAGCACCAGCCACGCCTGGATCTCCAACACGGTCGTCCTGTTGCGAACGGGAACGCGAGAGGGAAATTCACGAGGACCACGAAAGAGAGCGGAACACCGTGGTGGGTAGGCAGAGTCGACCGACTCCGGAAGAGGATAACGAGGAGAGAAGTAACGAAAGGACGGTCGTTTCCGGACAGAATCTTAGCGCCATGACTGTCACCGGGAACCAGGGATTACCCCTTTCGTTGTCCCTCGAAGACAGAGATCTGTGGACCAAGTTCCAGTGTTTAACTAACGAAATGATCGTCACAAAGAATGGAAG GCGAATGTTTCCTGTCGTGAAAGTGGTTGCAAGAGGACTAGAACCGAAAGCTATGTACACTCTCCTTCTTGAATTTGTCCAGGTGGATCCGCATAG ATGGAAGTACGTTAACGGAGAGTGGGTGCCAGGGGGGAAAGCGGAAGTCGCACCACCGAATCCTATTTACATCCATCCTGAGAGTCCAAATTTTGGATCCCATTGGATGAAGGAAGCGGTATCGTTTGCCAAAGTGAAACTGACAAATAAATCGAACGGGAACGGTCAAATAATGCTAAACTCGTTGCATAAATATGAACCGCGAGTTCATTTGGTTCGCGTTGACGCAGTGGAAGAAAGAACG GTGCTCACTTACCGTTATCCCGAGACACAGTTCATAGCAGTGACAGCCTACCAAAACGAAGAAGTAACAAATTTGAAGATTAAATATAATCCGTTCGCAAAGGCATTTCTCGATGCTAAAGAGAGACCTACCGATCCGCAAACATATCCGCAGT ACACCGGCGCTTGGTTTTTACCACAACCTACCATGGGATACGAGTATAACACGGCTACAGCCATTGCAGCCGCACAAAATCAAGCGTCAGTGACGGTCAATAATCATCTCTCTAATTCTTGCACTGTTTCTACAGCTGGCCACAGGAATACCTGCAGGTCGACGCCTTACACTCTCAGACATAAATACATTCAAGATG AACAACGCACGGATCCGTACAGTTCGGTACAATTGTTACATTCGACAGCGTACGTGGCACCGCCAGGATGGTCACCACGGAGTCCAGAATCTTTACAAAATTTAAATCCAGCTTGTTTACCGTCCACGCAAGAGTGGGCTACGTCCCCTTCCCCATCGCCGACTTCATCCTCGCATGCGGTGTTTAGCAGAGGTGTTGTCGGAACGTCATCCTCAACGACCGCCACAGGGTGTACTCTCTACGTACCGTCGAATCTGCCTTCTGTTCCTCCGGAGCACACTCACTGCGCCGACACGTCAGCTTGGATTCATCCTACTACACTGTCggaacaacagcaacagcaacaacagtcttacttaaatttaaatttacatCTGCATCATCAGATGTCATCGTACACGTCAGTTCCCCATGCAGGACTCCATCATTCTTTACACCCAAATGGGACTGACGCGGTTCAACCAGTCGACGAGTATGTTCACGAGTATCATGCATCTCCCGTCCAATCGACTACGCCCGATCGTCACTCGCAGCAGCACCACCACTCTCAAATGTTACACTTGCAACCGATTCAACAAACCGGAACAGTGTCCCCTGTTAGTGTCGAGTACGATACTCCCTCGAAGGAACACCATATAGCTGTTAGTTACTCCGAACAGAACGCGGATACATTGAACGATGTACAGTCGGACGAGAACAGAAGATACCTAACGACCGTTATTGATAGACATCATCGACAAGACTCGGAAATTGCGAGCAATGATCACCAAGCTGCCACTTGGACACCGTTGACACCACCGCCAGCACCACAAACTACAGCAATTTGA